One genomic region from Rosa rugosa chromosome 1, drRosRugo1.1, whole genome shotgun sequence encodes:
- the LOC133726469 gene encoding type IV inositol polyphosphate 5-phosphatase 6-like isoform X1, with protein sequence MDTQNHKSRKRFRKWFKRKHKKYDPYQLSQVSDGGENESDDYLDEIVTQSMEMGSHTSTNELRIFVGTWNVAGRSPIGSLAVDLEEWLNLKDAADLYVLGFQEIVPLKTRTVIGTEDPTEARNWNLLIEKTLNNKHGSPWFTSISNPISSENYQYVDMPDPESTKSVSNHTGSPIVEQYEMPKGVSKYKLMASKKMVGVFISVWIKSELLRKFCISDVKVCSVACGIMGYLGNKGSVSVSMTIEGTSFCFVVAHLASGEKKGDEGRRNHQVSEIFRRTTFPRSPSIPTDNHISHPLTILGHDRIFWFGDLNYRLYLEDNLARQLINKLDWRALQEFDQLRREREYGGVFQGWEEGAIEFAPTYKYSSSNCNRYSGGLPSKSGEKQRTPAWCDRILWYGKGVTQLSYFRSESKFSDHRPVSALFSTQVEVEKSTNPRMVSLQTILPTITLPIATEQSNHADRTQSTLLSFLVEDIEASPTHKAKG encoded by the exons GATGAGATTGTCACGCAGTCCATGGAGATGGGTTCGCACACTTCTACTAATGAGTTGAG AATCTTTGTGGGAACTTGGAATGTGGCTGGAAGGTCTCCCATAGGGAGCTTAGCAGTAGATTTGGAGGAGTGGCTGAATCTTAAGGATGCAGCAGACTTGTATGTTCTTGG TTTTCAAGAGATTGTACCTTTGAAGACACGAACTGTGATAGGGACAGAAGACCCAACTGAAGCAAGAAATTGGAACCTGTTGATAGAGAAAACTCTCAACAACAAACATGGCAGCCCTTGGTTCACATCCATATCGAACCCTATTTCAAGTGAAAACTACCAGTATGTGGACATGCCTGACCCTGAAAGCACAAAAAGCGTTAGCAACCATACTGGGAGCCCCATTGTAGAGCAATATGAAATGCCAAAGGGTGTCAGTAAGTACAAGCTAATGGCAAGCAAGAAGATGGTTGGAGTATTCATTAGTGTATGGATAAAAAGTGAATTGCTTAGAAAGTTTTGCATTTCAGATGTTAAAGTTTGTTCAGTGGCCTGTGGTATCATGGGTTATTTGGGAAATAAAGGTTCAGTTTCAGTCAGCATGACAATCGAAGGAACTAGTTTTTGCTTTGTTGTTGCCCATTTGGCTTCTGGAGAGAAGAAAGGAGACGAAGGCAGAAGGAATCACCAAGTCTCAGAGATTTTTAGGCGAACCACTTTCCCTCGATCTCCGAGCATCCCTACAGACAATCATATTTCCCACCCTCTCACCATCTTAGGACACGA TCGGATATTCTGGTTTGGCGATCTCAACTATAGGCTATACTTGGAGGACAATTTAGCCAGGCAGCTGATAAACAAACTAGACTGGCGAGCATTACAAGAGTTCGATCAGCTTCGTAGGGAACGTGAATATGGTGGGGTATTTCAGGGATGGGAAGAGGGAGCAATAGAATTTGCACCTACATACAAGTATTCTTCATCAAATTGCAATAGATACTCAGGTGGGCTTCCAAGCAAATCAGGAGAGAAGCAAAGAACTCCAGCATG GTGCGACAGAATTCTATGGTATGGAAAAGGGGTGACACAGCTCTCCTATTTCCGTAGCGAGAGTAAGTTCTCTGACCACAGGCCAGTCTCTGCCCTATTCTCAACACAGGTAGAAGTAGAGAAGTCTACTAATCCTAGAATGGTTTCACTGCAAACGATTCTTCCCACCATAACACTTCCTATAGCAACT GAGCAGAGCAACCATGCTGATAGGACCCAATCTACATTGCTATCATTCCTGGTGGAGGATATAGAAGCATCACCAACACATAAAGCAAAAGGCTAA
- the LOC133726469 gene encoding type IV inositol polyphosphate 5-phosphatase 6-like isoform X2 translates to MDTQNHKSRKRFRKWFKRKHKKYDPYQLSQVSDGGENESDDYLDEIVTQSMEMGSHTSTNELRIFVGTWNVAGRSPIGSLAVDLEEWLNLKDAADLYVLGFQEIVPLKTRTVIGTEDPTEARNWNLLIEKTLNNKHGSPWFTSISNPISSENYQYVDMPDPESTKSVSNHTGSPIVEQYEMPKGVSKYKLMASKKMVGVFISVWIKSELLRKFCISDVKVCSVACGIMGYLGNKGSVSVSMTIEGTSFCFVVAHLASGEKKGDEGRRNHQVSEIFRRTTFPRSPSIPTDNHISHPLTILGHDRIFWFGDLNYRLYLEDNLARQLINKLDWRALQEFDQLRREREYGGVFQGWEEGAIEFAPTYKYSSSNCNRYSGGLPSKSGEKQRTPAWCDRILWYGKGVTQLSYFRSESKFSDHRPVSALFSTQVEVEKSTNPRMVSLQTILPTITLPIATSNHADRTQSTLLSFLVEDIEASPTHKAKG, encoded by the exons GATGAGATTGTCACGCAGTCCATGGAGATGGGTTCGCACACTTCTACTAATGAGTTGAG AATCTTTGTGGGAACTTGGAATGTGGCTGGAAGGTCTCCCATAGGGAGCTTAGCAGTAGATTTGGAGGAGTGGCTGAATCTTAAGGATGCAGCAGACTTGTATGTTCTTGG TTTTCAAGAGATTGTACCTTTGAAGACACGAACTGTGATAGGGACAGAAGACCCAACTGAAGCAAGAAATTGGAACCTGTTGATAGAGAAAACTCTCAACAACAAACATGGCAGCCCTTGGTTCACATCCATATCGAACCCTATTTCAAGTGAAAACTACCAGTATGTGGACATGCCTGACCCTGAAAGCACAAAAAGCGTTAGCAACCATACTGGGAGCCCCATTGTAGAGCAATATGAAATGCCAAAGGGTGTCAGTAAGTACAAGCTAATGGCAAGCAAGAAGATGGTTGGAGTATTCATTAGTGTATGGATAAAAAGTGAATTGCTTAGAAAGTTTTGCATTTCAGATGTTAAAGTTTGTTCAGTGGCCTGTGGTATCATGGGTTATTTGGGAAATAAAGGTTCAGTTTCAGTCAGCATGACAATCGAAGGAACTAGTTTTTGCTTTGTTGTTGCCCATTTGGCTTCTGGAGAGAAGAAAGGAGACGAAGGCAGAAGGAATCACCAAGTCTCAGAGATTTTTAGGCGAACCACTTTCCCTCGATCTCCGAGCATCCCTACAGACAATCATATTTCCCACCCTCTCACCATCTTAGGACACGA TCGGATATTCTGGTTTGGCGATCTCAACTATAGGCTATACTTGGAGGACAATTTAGCCAGGCAGCTGATAAACAAACTAGACTGGCGAGCATTACAAGAGTTCGATCAGCTTCGTAGGGAACGTGAATATGGTGGGGTATTTCAGGGATGGGAAGAGGGAGCAATAGAATTTGCACCTACATACAAGTATTCTTCATCAAATTGCAATAGATACTCAGGTGGGCTTCCAAGCAAATCAGGAGAGAAGCAAAGAACTCCAGCATG GTGCGACAGAATTCTATGGTATGGAAAAGGGGTGACACAGCTCTCCTATTTCCGTAGCGAGAGTAAGTTCTCTGACCACAGGCCAGTCTCTGCCCTATTCTCAACACAGGTAGAAGTAGAGAAGTCTACTAATCCTAGAATGGTTTCACTGCAAACGATTCTTCCCACCATAACACTTCCTATAGCAACT AGCAACCATGCTGATAGGACCCAATCTACATTGCTATCATTCCTGGTGGAGGATATAGAAGCATCACCAACACATAAAGCAAAAGGCTAA